The following coding sequences are from one Clarias gariepinus isolate MV-2021 ecotype Netherlands chromosome 19, CGAR_prim_01v2, whole genome shotgun sequence window:
- the st8sia3 gene encoding sia-alpha-2,3-Gal-beta-1,4-GlcNAc-R:alpha 2,8-sialyltransferase, with translation MVRIISALGLVMFSVALLILSLISYVSIKKDAIFTGPKYPSGGGPRMYMFHTGFRSQLAMKFLDPAFTPLNNALNENLQENSSKWKFNKTGYLEQSKEIAQYIDVPRNFTLTKSSVRVGQLMHYDYSSHKYVFSIGENFRSLLPDSSPILNKRYNTCAVVGNSGILTGSRCGAAIDAYDFVFRCNFAPTEVFRRDVGRRTNLTTFNPSILEKYYNNLLTIQDRNNFFLSLKKLDGVILWIPAFFFHTSATVTRTLVDFFVEHRGQLRVQLAWPGNIMQYVNRYWKTKQLSPKRLSTGILMFTLASSLCEQIHLYGFWPFGWDPNTGKELPYHYYDKKGTKFTTKWQESHQLPTEFKLLFKMHTEGILKLCLSHCA, from the exons ATGGTGCGCATCATCAGCGCCCTCGGCTTGGTCATGTTCAGCGTGGCTTTGCTCATCCTCTCGCTCATCAGCTACGTGTCCATAAAGAAGGACGCCATCTTCACGGGCCCCAAATACCCGAGCGGCGGCGGGCCGCGGATGTACATGTTCCACACCGGGTTTAG ATCCCAACTGGCGATGAAGTTTCTGGACCCAGCGTTTACACCCTTGAACAATGCCCTAAATGAGAACCTGCAGGAGAATTCATCCAAGTGGAAGTTTAATAAGACGGGCTATTTAGAGCAAAG tAAAGAGATTGCCCAGTACATCGACGTTCCACGTAACTTCACCCTGACCAAGAGCAGCGTTCGTGTGGGTCAGCTTATGCACTACGACTACTCCAGCCATAAATACGTCTTCTCCATCGGCGAGAACTTCCGTTCCCTCCTGCCTGACTCATCGCCCATCCTTAACAAGCGTTACAACACGTGCGCCGTGGTGGGAAACAGCGGCATCCTGACGGGCAGCCGGTGCGGTGCCGCCATCGACGCCTACGACTTCGTCTTCCGCTGCAACTTCGCACCCACCGAGGTCTTCCGCAGGGACGTGGGCCGCCGCACGAACCTCACCACATTCAATCCCAGCATTCTGGAGAAATACTATAACAACCTGCTCACCATCCAGGACAGAAACAACTTCTTTCTGAGCTTGAAGAAGCTGGACGGCGTCATCCTGTGGATTCCAGCTTTTTTCTTTCACACCTCAGCCACGGTCACGCGCACACTGGTGGACTTCTTTGTGGAGCATCGGGGGCAGCTGAGGGTGCAGTTAGCCTGGCCCGGCAACATCATGCAGTATGTCAACAG GTACTGGAAGACGAAGCAGCTCTCCCCGAAGCGCCTGAGCACAGGGATCCTGATGTTCACGCTGGCCTCGTCCCTGTGCGAGCAAATTCACCTGTACGGCTTCTGGCCTTTCGGCTGGGACCCGAACACGGGCAAGGAGCTGCCCTACCACTATTACGACAAGAAAGGCACCAAGTTCACCACCAAGTGGCAGGAGTCGCACCAGCTGCCTACCGAGTTCAAGCTCCTATTCAAGATGCACACGGAGGGCATCCTCAAGCTGTGTCTCTCGCACTGCGCATAG